Proteins from one Xenopus tropicalis strain Nigerian chromosome 1, UCB_Xtro_10.0, whole genome shotgun sequence genomic window:
- the pdgfrl gene encoding platelet-derived growth factor receptor-like protein precursor, with protein sequence MKLWVIFSLILVHEALQNVLGQPAAKGKRPKEPGENKIKPAIKKVKPKVTKLKESTETVAKVQSIMTQVMDKGRFQKPPAMLSMSAGHNMELRCKGEKISWSYPAYLDTYRDSRLSIKQHDRYGQLILMNSSAADTGEFACWAQLCDSRGCRKDESKAGSTYVFFSDKGEIFVPSSSYFEIVYLHPDKPAVIPCRVTVPSAKVTLHREFPAEELKVDGTNIIYDVKKGFVYQHPHSNHSGVVYCRAEARGAPQISIKYQLLYVEVPSGPPSATITASSNKVRSGDDFSVFCTVLGEPDVEVEFTWIFPGQEYGRPVGIQDSWRLVNRGIGHTTRISKSIISVEDFETIDAGYYICKAQNLRGQTTLATRVDRG encoded by the exons ATGAAATTGTGGGTCATTTTCAGCTTGATCCTTGTGCACGAAGCTCTACAAAATG TTCTTGGCCAACCAGCTGCCAAGGGTAAACGACCCAAAGAACCAGGGGAAAATAAAATCAAACCGGCCATCAAAAAAGTAAAGCCTAAAGTCACCAAGCTGAAGGAGTCAACGGAAACAGTGGCAAAAGTACAGTCTATTATGACTCAAGTAATGGACAAAGGACGATTCCAAAAGCCACCGGCCATGCTGAGTATGAGTGCTGGTCACAATATGGAACTGAGATGCAAGGGAGAGAAGATCTCATGGAGTTATCCCGCGTATCTGGATACATACAGGGACTCTAGGCTCAG CATTAAACAACATGACAGATACGGGCAGCTGATCCTTATGAACTCCTCTGCAGCCGACACCGGCGAGTTTGCTTGTTGGGCCCAGCTCTGTGACAGCCGTGGCTGCAGGAAGGACGAGTCCAAGGCTGGCTCAACCTATGTGTTTTTCTCAG ATAAGGGAGAGATATTTGTTCCCTCTTCCAGCTATTTTGAGATTGTCTACCTCCACCCTGACAAGCCTGCAGTTATTCCATGTAGGGTGACTGTCCCTTCAGCCAAAGTCACGCTCCACAGAGAGTTCCCAGCAGAGGAGCTTAAAGTCGATGGAACCAATATCATTTATGATGTGAAAAAAGGCTTTGTCTACCAGCATCCCCATTCCAACCATAGCGGAGTTGTATACTGTCGGGCAGAAGCCCGGGGAGCACCACAGATTTCCATTAAATACCAGTTACTCTACGTGGAAG TTCCCAGCGGGCCACCTTCTGCAACAATCACAGCTTCTTCTAACAAGGTCAGAAGTGGAGACGACTTCAGTGTCTTCTGTACTGTTCTTGGGGAACCAGACGTAGAAGTAGAATTTACATGGATTTTCCCAGGCCAAGAA TATGGAAGGCCTGTCGGCATTCAAGACTCCTGGAGACTCGTAAACAGAGGCATTGGACACACCACCAGAATCTCAAAGAGTATCATTTCAGTGGAAGATTTTGAAACTATTGATGCTGGTTACTATATTTGCAAAGCTCAGAACCTGCGAGGACAGACAACGCTAGCTACAAGAGTGGACAGGGGCTAA